GGATTCTTAGAACAGAACCAATACTCAGACATTCCACattcttctcctgtctctgcagaGCAGAGTGGAGCTCTCTAAAACATTCTAGTTCCTAATTCTTTTGAGGCGTTCTAAAGGCAGCTGAGTGGGACAGAACTGAGCTGTGAGCCCTCAGACAGACTCCTCTCTGGAGGAACAAGAGCCATATAGGGATAGAGAAGGCAGTCTCACTTCAACATAGGGAAGTTTCTGTGGCATTGGGTAAGGGAAcctatgacaaacacacatgcacagtcacacacacgacccccccccccccccccccccctcatgacTCTCAACCCACACTGTGTCTAGCCTGGTAGAGGTTACATAAGCATGTCTGTACAGGGAACAGACAGACTGTTCTTCAAAAAGCAGTGTCCTAGCAGCAGCTTTGGAGAAATGCAAtacttttcagtgtgtgtgtgtgtgtgtgtgtgtgtgtgtgtaaccaggtGATCCTTCAGCTTACATAACTGCTCATCCCTTTAATCTGGTTCCCAGGTGTTGTTCAAAGGCACATCCCTGTTTCCCTGTAGCTGGATGAAGATCACAGACTAGGCACCGGAGTCAACAATCACGTTCTCACACCTTCAACACTTTCAgagaacacacagagcacagtcCACTATTGCAGGCCAGCTAATCGATTATCCTGGGGTTAAACACGGGTTCCTGCTGAGTGCAGGATATTTTTTGTATTACACAGTGAATGCACAGTTCTTTTAATGTtcttttttcatcttttttttaaagaatgtcATCTTCATAtttgaccactagatggcactgaAAGCAACACAATAGCAGGCTTGGGCACCACAACACAAGATATTAATAAAAACCATATCAGGCTTAAGCTAGAATCGAAAGAAAGTCATTTAAATAATAGGAATGATCCTTCTAGGTAAACTAAACACTGACGTCAGTTGTACTGTACGCATAGAACAACTCATTTATTGATTTATAATACAAGGAAATAAATAAATCGAAAAAGTCCCCCGAGAATGTCTTCAATGTTCATCAGTTGTGTATCAACGTTCCTTGAGATGCTGAGTTGACAGGGTCAGGAATAGAGCTCCTTGTTCTTCAGAGGGTCGTACCAAAACCTGAAGAGTTTGATTGCTAAGATGTAAGATGGTTGAAACGTCTAGTCCTTCAGCCATCCAGGTGTGTTTAAAAGAGGGGGGAAGTCTGGCGCACTGTCCTTCCTATTGCTTTAAAGACAACGTTTGGGTTGATCAATCTATTCTTGATGTCAACTGTGGAATCTCTGCTGAGGGCTGGACCCAAACATGAAACGGAATCTGTCGTCAAGGTTTCGGCCAGAGTGTCACAAAGCACCAGCAGTGAATTGTGGGTAGTCTTTGAATGCTGGAGGAATGGGTGTTAGAGATAAGCTTCTGCTGCAGTCCACCCGGCTGGAAGAGGCTGTGTctgagggcagcaggggagacCACGACCCCAGGACGTCCCTctggtggggggtgaggtggggggaaaTAACATGCCCCCAGGATGTCCCTCTGGAGGGGTGACATAATACAGTACAAGCCCAGACCTCCTTCTGAAGTGGAGGTTTACCTGCAGATGTAGCTCTGCTCAGGGTGAATACAAGCCCAACAGTCCCTCATGAGGGCGGAATGTAAAGTCAGGTGAACGTGTGGTATGTACAGTGGGATGTCCCtcctgtggaccagctctagtCTGTTCCCATGGCAATCGAGCAGGATGCTGTGCTGGTTCCCGTGGATGATGGAGGAATGTCTCTCAGCATGCCTGTCTGGTTCTGGGGATGCGGGCCTTGTCCCTTGTCTAAACCCGTCTGTCTGCGTTTGTCTGGCTGCtcatatgtctgtctgtctacacagGTTCAGCGTGGTGACAAGTGAGCAaacaggtgagacaggtgtaGTTGTGGAGAGGTTATAATCTTTACAGTTCAGCTTTTCAGTTGGGCCTTTAGAAAAGTGCATCCTCGGCGAGCTGGCTTagggacagagaaacagaaaggccatccctcctccaccatccctccttccatccctcctccaccatccctccttccatccctcctccaccatccctccttccatccctcctcctccatccctcctccaccatccctcctcctccatccctcccccaccatccctcctccatccctcccccaccatccctccttccatccctcctcctccatccctcctccaccatccctcctcctccatccctcctccgccatccctccctccctccaccatccctccctccaccatccctccctcctccatccctccctccctccctccctccaccatccctccctccctccaccatccctccctccaccatctctccctccaccatccctccctccgtctgacGTCAAGTCTTGAGGAGAGGGTGGGTCTGAGACTTCAGGGTgagggctgagggagggagggaacggagaggaggggggggggggagtggaggaagggagaaggagagaggaggagggagtgtcgCAGGGCAGTGTTTCGGAGTAGATCACACCCTCAAGGCTGTGGTAGGGAGACTTTTCCTGATTGGTCTCTCTGGTGTCGGGTGTGACAGAGGGGGAGTCTTCCCTCGGGGCAGGAAGGATGGATGTGTTTGAACTAGTCCTTCAGGTGAAGCAGGACATGGGGGCTGTTAATGAATGGGGAAACAGACCCTGGCGCGATGGgtagaaaaaaacaacagttcctctcccctctccctctcctctcctcagggtgtgtgtgtgtgtgtgagcctcagTTCATGTCGATGGTGTTGAAGACCCACTCGGTGAACTTCTTGAGCTTGGCGGCCGAGCTCTGGGACTCGTCCTGCAGTCGCTGGTTGTCCTCCCACAGCCTCTtgatctggacctgcagcctgctcttctcctccctctcctgcagggggcggggggggggggagaccgggggggatgtgtgtgtcggtaaatcccattttttttgttttcaagtgtgagtgtgtgtgaatatgtgctaaagtatgtgtgagtgtgtgtgtgtgtgtgtgaatctaggtgtgtgtgtgtatgtataacagtgtatataggtgtgtgtatctagttgtgtgtgtgtgtgtgtgagctgtcacCTTCTTCAGATCGTCCTGCAGCATCTTGACCATGGCCTCCAGTTTGGTCACCTTCCTCTCCAGACCCATATGACCCTCGCtgcagaacaacacacacatttactctgTTTCACCAGTCACAGATAGAAACAATCAAATcctgctggaacacacactGATGCTTCACTCTATGGTTTGTATTATAGTAAATGTacatgaatgtgtgagtgtgagtgggtgagagtgtgtacagtaagtgtgtgtgtgtgtgcatatttgtactgtgtgtgtgtgtacagtgtgagcgtgtgtgtgtggcaccttGAGGAGGGCCTGGACACCGGGGCGGGCTGCAGCTCTATGTgctgctgggggctggaggctccaCTGCCTCTGTGGTTGGAGTCGCTGAACACAAACCCCCGCTGGactggagacagggagggaggggcttaaCACTCaaactcccctcacccccccccacccccccacccccactataCAGCGTTCACActaacctgctcctctctcactttcaaAGGTGTTGGCCACGTCTACGAGGAGGGTCCAGTCCAGGGGGCTGTCCCGCtcactgggggggaggggcatcagctcctgggggaggggccCTCGGTGCCTCTCCGCCATTTCAGCCAATGAGGTGTCGGACGCAGACAGGTCACCTGGGGAGCACacaagaggacaggaggagcggGTCAGAGCTGTCCTGCACGCTCTGCACCAGCAGGCGGCAGCAGAGACGTAACCTGGTGGATTTCATCAGCGGAGGCTTTAATCTAAAACCGGGAACTCTATCTGCAGTGAAACGCTCTTCCGCGGAGCTATACCCCGTGGATTACAGCATGTCTACCATCCCTGGTAGACATGCCAgggatgggagtcagatggctgagcggttagggagtcgggctattaatcagaaggttgccggttcaattcccagccgtgcaaaattacgttgtgtccttgggcaaggcacttcacccgacttgcctcgggggaatgtccctgtacttactggaagtcgctctggataggagcgtctgctaaatgactaaatgtaaatgtaagctaaACTCCTccagggtgtggtggggggctcCCTCACCGTGCAGCTTGACCCCCAGCTTGTAGGAGGGCCGTCGGAGGGGCACGCCGCGGGTGGTGGGCGAGCGCGGCACGGTGGAGCAGCTGAACAGCACGTCGCTGCCCAGGGCCTGCTCCAGCATGGAGCCCCCCAGGCTGGGGAGACGCTGGCCCCGGTAGATACTCTCGTCTGACAGGGTCCTGTGGAGCGAGCGACGACTGGGGGGCTTGCCCGATGAGGAGgacttgggaggggggggggagtggggagagagggaggaggggggcaggggtaaaGGTAAGATAATGTAAGTCTTTTTATCAATGTATAATTCTAAACATGTACAGTACCCGTCAAAAGTTTTTTGACGGGTACTGgtacatacatttaaaatagAGTTATTAAAGAGTTAAAAAACATGAGGAAAAAAAGATCTCATTCGGTGAGAGAAAATAAGTCACTGGACAGCGATATTGACTGTTTACTTTATTTCCACAAATAACTATAAAAGAGTTTGTAGCTGTCCCCATCCTGCCCCGCTTCCAGTGGCCCCCTGTGTCGCAGGCTGCAGAGGAGTTACCTTGTCCTTGTGCCtgcgggggtgaggggggctgtcggGGGCGTTGTGCCtgcgggggtgaggggggctgtcggGGGCGTTGTGTCTGCGGGAGTCGTCCTCCATGGTGGACTTGgcgtggggctggggggagtgCATGTCCCTCAGAGAGGGCCTGGTCTGGGATGGGCcaccttcacccccctcccctggagacttcctggtcacacacacacagacaaggattCAGTTAACACAGCAGAGTGATGACGATCAGGCAGGGTGACGATCGCTCTTGCAACATCAACCAACCACCAGGAGGCGATAGAGTAGTAAAAACTAAAAAGTATTAAttggacgcttttatccaaagtgacatacaagcAGAGCATATAGAAAGTTCGAAGCCGAAAATCAAATGTCAGAaggggaaagacagaaaaacgGTTGTGGTGGTTAGACTAGTATTAAAGCACCTCTTAGGATGTTAAGAAGCATAACTAAGAAGTCAGGTGGAGCCAGTGGAGAACAGCACAGCTCTACACGGCAGCATGCTTACTTTCTCGTGTCTCCGAAGTCGACGGAGTTGATGGTGGAGCCCGGCTTCCTCCAGCCAATCAGGTACTTGGAAGTAGCGCCCTGGCGGGGGTAGAAGGTCTTGGGCCCGGGGGAGACGGAGGACTGCGTCGAGGGCGAGGTGGCCGAGGACGAGGTCTCGTCCCGGGGGGAGCT
The window above is part of the Osmerus mordax isolate fOsmMor3 unplaced genomic scaffold, fOsmMor3.pri Scaffold_211, whole genome shotgun sequence genome. Proteins encoded here:
- the LOC136939518 gene encoding signal-induced proliferation-associated 1-like protein 1 codes for the protein MSCGRSRDAPMSKPGPGYSGAPRIQRQEQVIHLSPKKGSQSDGPYSGHSSSNTLSSTASSGGHSDSDKWYDLGAGGPGDQPDTEPNGLGGGYLQGASADSGIDTSSYGASHSHGSSSSLLPPGGREARERTPSPWHSPTEGGRRVLERSAATAESPGPPGERGGEGKARSPPTHLLVRDSSTYSLSEASSHSSSRHSGHSSPRDETSSSATSPSTQSSVSPGPKTFYPRQGATSKYLIGWRKPGSTINSVDFGDTRKKSPGEGGEGGPSQTRPSLRDMHSPQPHAKSTMEDDSRRHNAPDSPPHPRRHNAPDSPPHPRRHKDKSSSSGKPPSRRSLHRTLSDESIYRGQRLPSLGGSMLEQALGSDVLFSCSTVPRSPTTRGVPLRRPSYKLGVKLHGDLSASDTSLAEMAERHRGPLPQELMPLPPSERDSPLDWTLLVDVANTFESERGAVQRGFVFSDSNHRGSGASSPQQHIELQPAPVSRPSSSEGHMGLERKVTKLEAMVKMLQDDLKKEREEKSRLQVQIKRLWEDNQRLQDESQSSAAKLKKFTEWVFNTIDMN